A genome region from Tolypothrix sp. PCC 7712 includes the following:
- a CDS encoding Hsp20/alpha crystallin family protein, with amino-acid sequence MTVVRWNPWREIDTLQRQLNELFEETRVPSAGVERGGVRIPAAELQETENAILLKLELPGMEAKDLDVQVTEKAVYISGERKQETKTEEKGTTRSEFYYGKFQRLIPLPARVQNTSVTADYKNGILHLTLPKVEAEKTKVVKINLDQVSA; translated from the coding sequence CTGGAGAGAAATTGACACCCTACAACGTCAACTCAATGAACTTTTTGAAGAAACTAGAGTTCCATCTGCTGGAGTTGAAAGAGGCGGAGTTAGAATTCCTGCGGCTGAATTACAAGAAACTGAAAATGCGATTCTGCTGAAGCTAGAACTTCCAGGCATGGAAGCTAAAGACCTGGATGTGCAAGTAACAGAAAAAGCTGTTTACATTAGCGGTGAACGCAAGCAAGAAACTAAAACTGAAGAAAAAGGCACTACCAGAAGTGAATTTTACTATGGTAAATTCCAACGTTTAATTCCTCTACCTGCAAGAGTGCAAAACACCAGCGTTACCGCAGATTATAAAAATGGAATTTTGCATTTAACACTGCCCAAAGTAGAAGCAGAAAAAACTAAAGTCGTCAAAATCAACTTAGACCAAGTATCTGCGTAA